The following proteins are encoded in a genomic region of Streptomyces sp. NBC_01723:
- a CDS encoding NAD(P)H-quinone oxidoreductase: protein MHAITISEPGGPEALVWTEVPDPVPGDGEVLVEVAASAVNRADIMQRQGFYDPPPGASPYPGLECSGRIAALGPGVSGWAVGDEVCALLSGGGYAEKVVVPSGQLLPVPKGVGLKEAAALPEVVCTVWSNVFMVAHLRPGETLLVHGGSSGIGTMAIQLAKAVGARIAVTAGTPEKLERCAELGADILVNYREQDFVAELKEATGGAGADVILDNMGAKYLDRNVRALAVNGRLAIIGMQGGRKGELDIGTLLAKRAAVSATSLRARPPEEKAAIVAAVREHVWPLFAQGGSARVRPVVDRELAMSDAADGHRVVEESGHIGKVLLVTGV, encoded by the coding sequence ATGCATGCGATCACGATTTCCGAACCCGGCGGCCCCGAGGCGCTGGTCTGGACCGAGGTTCCCGACCCGGTGCCCGGCGACGGCGAGGTCCTGGTCGAGGTGGCGGCCAGCGCCGTCAACCGCGCCGACATCATGCAGCGCCAGGGGTTCTACGATCCCCCGCCCGGCGCCTCCCCGTACCCCGGCCTGGAGTGTTCCGGGCGGATCGCCGCGCTCGGGCCCGGCGTGTCCGGCTGGGCCGTCGGCGACGAGGTGTGCGCGCTGCTCTCGGGCGGCGGCTACGCGGAGAAGGTCGTCGTTCCGTCCGGCCAGCTGCTGCCGGTGCCCAAGGGCGTCGGCCTCAAGGAGGCGGCGGCGCTGCCCGAGGTGGTCTGCACCGTCTGGTCGAACGTCTTCATGGTCGCCCACCTGCGGCCCGGCGAGACCCTCCTCGTGCACGGCGGCTCCAGCGGCATCGGCACCATGGCGATCCAGCTCGCCAAGGCGGTGGGCGCGCGCATCGCCGTGACGGCGGGCACCCCGGAGAAGCTGGAGCGCTGCGCCGAGCTGGGCGCCGACATCCTGGTCAACTACCGGGAGCAGGACTTCGTCGCCGAGCTGAAGGAGGCGACGGGCGGCGCGGGCGCCGACGTGATCCTCGACAACATGGGGGCCAAGTACCTGGACCGCAACGTCCGGGCCCTCGCGGTGAACGGCCGGCTGGCGATCATCGGCATGCAGGGCGGCCGGAAGGGCGAGCTGGACATCGGCACGCTCCTCGCCAAGCGCGCCGCCGTGAGCGCGACCTCGCTGCGGGCCCGCCCGCCGGAGGAGAAGGCGGCCATCGTGGCCGCCGTACGGGAGCACGTCTGGCCGCTCTTCGCCCAAGGCGGTAGTGCTCGCGTACGCCCGGTCGTCGACCGCGAACTGGCGATGAGCGACGCCGCCGACGGCCACCGGGTGGTGGAGGAGAGCGGCCACATCGGCAAGGTGCTGCTGGTCACCGGGGTCTAG